One segment of Primulina tabacum isolate GXHZ01 chromosome 6, ASM2559414v2, whole genome shotgun sequence DNA contains the following:
- the LOC142548139 gene encoding transcription factor bHLH61-like isoform X1 has translation MVSRARKREAVLHDKLQRLRAITHSHAMNEASIVLDASNYIKELKHKVDRLNQDIATAQCSNNHINPCAQVTVEALEKGFLVNVHAWKSFPGLLVYILETFEDIGLTVVEARVSCADNFHLQAIGGENDEDEERINAPVVKRRISNAIKN, from the exons ATGGTTTCGAGGGCGCGAAAGAGAGAAGCAGTTCTTCATGATAAGCTGCAGCGTCTTCGTGCAATCACTCATTCTCATGCA ATGAACGAAGCCTCAATAGTATTGGATGCTTCAAATTACATCAAAGAGTTGAAGCATAAAGTAGACAGACTCAACCAAGACATAGCAACTGCACAATGTTCAAACAATCACATTAATCCGTGCGCA CAGGTGACTGTAGAAGCCCTAGAGAAGGGCTTTTTAGTAAATGTGCACGCATGGAAAAGCTTCCCGGGGCTTCTGGTTTACATATTGGAAACATTTGAAGATATAGGGCTCACTGTTGTGGAAGCTAGGGTTTCTTGTGCTGATAACTTCCATTTACAAGCCATCGGTGGAGAA AATGACGAAGATGAAGAAAGAATTAATGCCCCGGTGGTGAAACGAAGAATCTCGAATGCTATCAAGAATTAG
- the LOC142548139 gene encoding transcription factor bHLH61-like isoform X2, with product MVSRARKREAVLHDKLQRLRAITHSHAMNEASIVLDASNYIKELKHKVDRLNQDIATAQCSNNHINPCAVTVEALEKGFLVNVHAWKSFPGLLVYILETFEDIGLTVVEARVSCADNFHLQAIGGENDEDEERINAPVVKRRISNAIKN from the exons ATGGTTTCGAGGGCGCGAAAGAGAGAAGCAGTTCTTCATGATAAGCTGCAGCGTCTTCGTGCAATCACTCATTCTCATGCA ATGAACGAAGCCTCAATAGTATTGGATGCTTCAAATTACATCAAAGAGTTGAAGCATAAAGTAGACAGACTCAACCAAGACATAGCAACTGCACAATGTTCAAACAATCACATTAATCCGTGCGCA GTGACTGTAGAAGCCCTAGAGAAGGGCTTTTTAGTAAATGTGCACGCATGGAAAAGCTTCCCGGGGCTTCTGGTTTACATATTGGAAACATTTGAAGATATAGGGCTCACTGTTGTGGAAGCTAGGGTTTCTTGTGCTGATAACTTCCATTTACAAGCCATCGGTGGAGAA AATGACGAAGATGAAGAAAGAATTAATGCCCCGGTGGTGAAACGAAGAATCTCGAATGCTATCAAGAATTAG